In one Nocardioides sp. NBC_00368 genomic region, the following are encoded:
- a CDS encoding PQQ-dependent sugar dehydrogenase: protein MTSGLALALTSGIALATPAAAHDGVDHGTEPGAGLALDWSNYEKVTLTKDTGEPIDMAVLPDRRVLTTARNGDVRLVDPDAGTTRVVNTIATYNNSEDGLQTITLAPDFEESGWVYLYYAPRTMTGPYPTTTPSGSAPNTLPAGQTDAYWDQWKGYNQLTRVKWDEAADKLDLATEQVILKVEVQRGQCCHVAGDVDFDDQGNLYLATGDNTPAGTPGANGYAPNNDAPGFNPGFDSRRGAGNTNDLRGKILRVAVQEDGSYTIPEGNLFAPGTDGTRPEIFAMGLRNPFRMDVDPATNSVTWGDYGPDAGAPNPDRGPLGYVEWQTTAIDEPINGGWPYCTGDHFNYNEWNFETATPREFFDCAAGAENNSRWNTGLSTVPPATAATLYYGDNNTHQPWPELTDFSPAGGQGPMGGPVYHYDADNPSPTKFPEYWDGKAFFAEFSQDYLAAFTVDWPSGPVSHIEQFLPNVDLETNRQPITDSPIDIEFGPDGSLYVLDYGDGFFRANPDAGLYRIDYSVGNKAPRADIVADPISSSSAPLTVEFDGSGSVDPEGGALTYEWDLDGDGTFDATGATTSHTYDELGRYTARLRVTDAEGRRGITSTSISVGNVAPTIKVATPAEGGFFDWGQAVPFDVTTDDPEDGGATVCSRVTWTFGLGHDVHAHPLSQGTGCRFAIPTPADATEHGETENIYGVVVIGYTDNGANGVPAARSEVSMVLNPKSQEAEWADASEGIAIAPDETASGLRKVTSLDEGDWLSWKPVNLAGITSAKLRASGKGSVELRRGSADATPFASFDVDSEDWSETTADLTGAPSGSGELFVTSTGGVTLDRIRFVGDGFADVTPPTVSATLDPAQPTGQNGWWTGNVSVAVAATDNGTVASRQRSTNGGQTWENANNPLTVSAEGVTTVHYRATDNGGNVSEVGKVVVRIDKTAPQVAVDGVSDGANVGNAGDASWSASDATSGVGSVTATLDGAAVTGDALALWRLSLGSHTLEVTATDKAGRVTTRTVTFTTTTSLTELTALTERLARSGEITPAGESVLEKRLSQAAKHVAAGRYASARSLLREYVDLAASALYVVDPDARAALQRDARAVISQL, encoded by the coding sequence GTGACCTCCGGGCTCGCGCTCGCTCTCACCTCCGGGATCGCACTCGCGACGCCCGCTGCCGCCCACGACGGTGTCGACCATGGCACCGAACCCGGGGCCGGCCTCGCGCTGGACTGGTCCAACTACGAGAAGGTCACGCTCACCAAGGACACCGGTGAGCCGATCGACATGGCCGTCCTGCCGGACCGGCGCGTGCTCACCACGGCGCGCAACGGCGACGTCCGGCTCGTCGACCCGGACGCCGGTACGACCCGTGTGGTCAACACGATCGCGACGTACAACAACTCCGAGGACGGTCTGCAGACGATCACCCTCGCGCCCGACTTCGAGGAGTCGGGCTGGGTCTACCTCTACTACGCGCCGCGCACCATGACCGGCCCGTACCCGACGACCACGCCGTCCGGCTCTGCGCCCAACACGCTGCCCGCCGGGCAGACCGACGCCTACTGGGACCAGTGGAAGGGCTACAACCAGCTCACCCGCGTGAAGTGGGACGAGGCCGCCGACAAGCTGGATCTCGCGACCGAGCAGGTGATCCTCAAGGTCGAGGTGCAGCGCGGTCAGTGCTGCCACGTCGCCGGCGACGTCGACTTCGACGACCAGGGCAACCTCTACCTGGCCACGGGTGACAACACCCCGGCAGGAACCCCCGGTGCGAACGGGTACGCCCCCAACAACGACGCCCCCGGGTTCAACCCCGGCTTCGACTCTCGCCGCGGCGCGGGCAACACGAACGACCTGCGCGGCAAGATCCTGCGGGTCGCGGTCCAGGAGGACGGGTCGTACACCATCCCCGAGGGCAACCTCTTCGCCCCGGGCACGGACGGGACCCGACCGGAGATCTTCGCGATGGGTCTGCGCAACCCGTTCCGGATGGACGTCGACCCCGCCACGAACTCGGTGACCTGGGGCGACTACGGCCCCGATGCCGGGGCGCCGAACCCCGATCGTGGCCCGTTGGGGTACGTCGAGTGGCAGACGACCGCGATCGACGAGCCGATCAACGGCGGCTGGCCGTACTGCACCGGCGACCACTTCAACTACAACGAGTGGAACTTCGAGACGGCGACACCGCGGGAGTTCTTCGACTGCGCCGCTGGCGCGGAGAACAACTCGCGGTGGAACACGGGGCTCTCGACCGTTCCGCCGGCCACGGCCGCGACCCTCTACTACGGTGACAACAACACCCACCAGCCGTGGCCCGAGCTGACCGACTTCAGCCCGGCGGGCGGCCAGGGACCGATGGGTGGTCCCGTGTACCACTACGACGCGGACAACCCCTCGCCGACGAAGTTCCCCGAGTACTGGGACGGCAAGGCCTTCTTCGCCGAGTTCTCCCAGGACTACCTGGCGGCGTTCACCGTCGACTGGCCCAGCGGCCCGGTCTCGCACATCGAGCAGTTCCTGCCCAACGTCGACCTCGAGACGAACCGGCAGCCGATCACCGACAGCCCGATCGACATCGAGTTCGGGCCGGACGGGTCGCTCTACGTCCTCGACTACGGTGACGGTTTCTTCCGCGCCAACCCGGATGCCGGTCTCTACCGGATCGACTACAGCGTCGGCAACAAGGCGCCGCGCGCGGACATCGTCGCCGACCCGATCTCCAGCAGCTCGGCACCGCTGACCGTCGAGTTCGACGGTTCGGGCTCGGTCGATCCCGAGGGTGGCGCGCTCACCTACGAGTGGGACCTGGACGGCGACGGCACCTTCGACGCCACCGGGGCGACCACCTCGCACACCTACGACGAGCTCGGCCGCTACACCGCCCGGCTCCGGGTCACCGATGCCGAGGGGCGTCGCGGCATCACCTCGACCTCGATCAGCGTGGGCAACGTCGCGCCGACGATCAAGGTGGCCACGCCGGCCGAGGGAGGCTTCTTCGACTGGGGCCAGGCGGTGCCCTTCGACGTGACGACCGACGACCCCGAGGACGGCGGCGCGACGGTGTGCTCGCGGGTGACCTGGACGTTCGGCCTCGGGCACGACGTCCACGCCCACCCGCTCAGCCAGGGGACCGGGTGCCGGTTCGCGATCCCGACGCCCGCTGACGCCACCGAGCACGGCGAGACGGAGAACATCTACGGGGTCGTCGTCATCGGCTACACAGACAACGGCGCCAACGGTGTCCCGGCGGCCCGGTCCGAGGTCTCGATGGTCCTCAACCCGAAGTCGCAGGAGGCCGAGTGGGCCGACGCCTCCGAGGGGATCGCCATCGCCCCTGACGAGACGGCGAGCGGCCTGCGCAAGGTCACCTCGCTCGACGAGGGTGACTGGCTCTCCTGGAAGCCTGTGAACCTCGCCGGTATCACCTCGGCGAAGCTGCGGGCCAGCGGCAAGGGCAGCGTGGAGCTGCGCCGGGGATCGGCCGACGCGACCCCGTTCGCGTCGTTCGACGTCGACAGCGAGGACTGGTCCGAGACGACGGCCGACCTGACCGGAGCGCCGTCGGGCAGCGGCGAGCTGTTCGTGACCTCCACCGGTGGCGTCACCCTGGACCGGATCAGGTTCGTCGGCGACGGCTTCGCCGACGTCACGCCTCCCACGGTCTCCGCGACGCTCGACCCGGCGCAGCCGACCGGGCAGAACGGTTGGTGGACGGGGAACGTGTCCGTGGCGGTCGCCGCGACCGACAACGGCACCGTCGCCTCACGGCAGCGCTCGACCAACGGTGGCCAGACCTGGGAGAACGCGAACAACCCGCTCACGGTCTCCGCGGAGGGCGTCACGACCGTTCACTACCGGGCGACCGACAACGGCGGCAACGTCTCCGAGGTCGGAAAGGTCGTGGTGCGGATCGACAAGACCGCTCCGCAGGTCGCGGTCGACGGTGTCTCCGACGGCGCCAACGTCGGCAACGCCGGGGATGCGTCCTGGTCGGCCTCCGACGCCACCTCCGGTGTGGGGTCCGTGACAGCGACCCTGGACGGTGCCGCGGTCACCGGCGACGCGCTCGCCCTGTGGCGGCTCTCGCTCGGATCGCACACGCTCGAGGTCACCGCGACCGACAAGGCGGGACGCGTGACGACGAGAACCGTGACGTTCACGACCACCACCTCGCTGACGGAGCTCACCGCCCTGACCGAGCGGCTCGCCCGCTCCGGCGAGATCACTCCCGCCGGGGAGAGTGTCCTCGAGAAGCGGCTCAGCCAGGCCGCCAAGCACGTCGCTGCCGGACGGTACGCCTCCGCGCGATCGCTGCTGCGGGAGTACGTCGACCTGGCGGCCAGCGCGCTCTACGTCGTCGACCCCGACGCACGTGCCGCGCTGCAGCGCGACGCGCGGGCGGTGATCAGCCAACTCTGA
- a CDS encoding response regulator transcription factor, translating to MTVDGHTLHRFGLSQLMHQQPDIEIVGEASTAAEAVAMVGKLMPDVVTVDVSLPDRNGLALARDLRDHFPELGIVVLTSFGEDDVLFRAMETGVSAFVPKTASAPEIVCAIRHAAVAARSFTAPGLADALVRLRDARDSSPLSARETEVLRLLHRGLTIPQLARGLHVSNSTAKTYVARLYDKLGVNSRSQALMAAMERGLLQAATFARTGTG from the coding sequence GTGACAGTAGACGGACACACGTTGCACCGGTTCGGGCTGTCGCAGCTGATGCACCAACAACCAGACATCGAGATCGTCGGCGAGGCGAGCACCGCCGCGGAAGCCGTGGCGATGGTCGGCAAGCTGATGCCTGACGTCGTCACCGTGGACGTCAGCCTGCCGGACCGCAACGGTCTCGCGCTCGCGCGCGACCTGCGGGACCACTTTCCCGAGCTGGGGATCGTGGTGCTGACCTCCTTCGGCGAGGACGACGTCCTGTTTCGGGCCATGGAGACCGGGGTGTCCGCGTTCGTACCCAAGACGGCCTCGGCGCCGGAGATCGTCTGCGCGATCCGGCACGCCGCGGTCGCGGCACGGTCGTTCACCGCGCCTGGTCTCGCCGACGCGCTCGTCCGGCTGCGTGATGCACGGGACTCCTCCCCACTGAGCGCCCGCGAAACCGAAGTCCTGCGCCTGCTGCACCGCGGACTGACGATCCCGCAGCTGGCCCGTGGGCTGCACGTGAGCAACTCGACCGCGAAGACCTATGTGGCCCGGCTCTACGACAAGCTCGGGGTCAACAGCCGTTCCCAGGCGCTGATGGCGGCCATGGAGCGGGGCCTGCTCCAGGCAGCCACGTTCGCCAGAACCGGCACCGGGTGA
- a CDS encoding type II secretion system F family protein, giving the protein MNVLVLGVATLAVAIALGIIGLSMTWGAGTRRVADGLESIELYYGNGQAGVVSGTGRVGLSYPLIRLGQLATKLSPSGVPVSISRRLNLAGNPGSWTAEKVFAYKGLGLVAGAALGALLGARSGVTIFGFGAIGAAVGFFLPDLLLYNAGSKRQTAIRKQLPNTLDLLTVCVEAGLGFDAALAQVAQKTDGPMAAECVRMLQEMQLGKSRVEALRALADRTTVVELRAFVSALVQASELGVPTGQVLHEQSKEMRTKHRQLAEEKAQKLPVKILFPMMFCIFPALFVVVLGPAALSIMETFSG; this is encoded by the coding sequence GTGAACGTGCTCGTGCTCGGAGTGGCGACCTTGGCGGTCGCGATCGCACTCGGGATCATCGGCCTGTCGATGACCTGGGGGGCAGGGACCCGGCGGGTGGCCGACGGACTCGAGTCGATCGAGCTCTACTACGGCAACGGACAGGCGGGCGTCGTGAGCGGTACCGGCCGGGTCGGGTTGTCGTACCCGCTCATCCGGCTGGGCCAGCTCGCGACCAAGCTGTCGCCGTCCGGGGTGCCGGTGTCCATCAGCCGGCGGCTGAACCTTGCGGGCAACCCGGGGAGCTGGACGGCGGAGAAGGTGTTCGCCTACAAGGGCCTGGGGCTGGTCGCAGGCGCGGCGCTCGGGGCGCTGCTCGGGGCGCGGTCGGGAGTCACGATCTTCGGCTTCGGTGCGATCGGTGCGGCAGTTGGGTTCTTCCTTCCCGACCTCCTTCTCTACAACGCCGGCAGCAAGCGACAGACCGCGATACGCAAGCAGCTGCCGAACACCTTGGACCTGCTGACCGTGTGTGTCGAGGCGGGGCTCGGGTTCGATGCAGCGCTGGCCCAGGTGGCTCAGAAGACCGACGGACCGATGGCCGCGGAGTGTGTGCGGATGCTGCAGGAGATGCAGCTCGGCAAGTCTCGCGTGGAGGCGCTCCGGGCGCTCGCCGACCGGACGACCGTGGTCGAGCTGCGGGCGTTCGTATCCGCGCTGGTCCAGGCGTCCGAGCTCGGCGTCCCGACCGGCCAGGTCCTGCACGAGCAGTCGAAGGAGATGCGGACCAAGCACCGTCAGCTGGCCGAGGAGAAGGCACAGAAGCTCCCCGTCAAGATCCTCTTCCCGATGATGTTCTGCATCTTCCCCGCGTTGTTCGTCGTCGTCCTCGGACCCGCCGCCCTGTCGATCATGGAGACGTTCAGCGGGTAG